In Euphorbia lathyris chromosome 9, ddEupLath1.1, whole genome shotgun sequence, the following are encoded in one genomic region:
- the LOC136206743 gene encoding leucine-rich repeat protein 1-like has translation MGSTSRALLYLVLAIAITAVDCNSEVDVLHKWKQELLDPYNVLSSWDPTLVNPCSWFHITCNSQNSVVRLDLGNAGLSGPLIPQLGNLANLQYLELFNNSISGAIPTTFGNLTKLISLDLDHNQLTGSIPSSLAYLQNLRFMRINSNKLTGSIPMGIISLVITGNLRILNVSDNLLTGTVHTTNPEGLAITTIIQDPKAPTK, from the exons ATGGGATCAACATCAAGGGCTCTTCTCTATCTTGTTCTTGCTATAGCCATTACAGCAGTAGACTGCAATTCTGAAG TGGATGTTCTTCATAAATGGAAACAAGAACTTCTTGATCCATACAATGTCTTAAGCAGCTGGGATCCAACTCTGGTTAATCCATGTTCGTGGTTTCATATCACCTGCAATTCTCAAAACTCTGTTGTAAGATT GGACCTAGGCAATGCTGGATTATCAGGACCACTTATTCCTCAGCTTGGAAATTTGGCCAATCTTCAATACTT AGAATTATTTAATAATAGCATATCTGGAGCAATTCCAACAACATTTGGGAATTTAACAAAGCTAATAAGTTTGGATTTGGATCATAATCAACTCACTGGATCTATTCCATCTTCTCTTGCATATTTGCAGAATTTAAGGTTCAT gAGAATAAATAGCAACAAGCTCACTGGGTCAATACCAATGGGTATTATTAGCCTTGTAATTACTGGCAATTTGAGGATATT GAATGTCTCCGATAATTTGCTGACGGGAACTGTTCATACTACTAATCCTGAag GGCTTGCTATCACTACAATTATTCAGGATCCTAAAGCTCCAACAAAGTGA